A DNA window from Prochlorococcus marinus str. GP2 contains the following coding sequences:
- a CDS encoding potassium channel family protein, with the protein MADWWQWSQKREKEALTFAIVGVGRFGTAVCRELISNGADVLAADYSEKAIDDLRQLEPSIEARVVDCTDEESMKESGILEMNTVVVGISEPIEASITTTLIAKDSEGSKVKRVIARATSDLHEKMLKRVGADKVVFPSRMQGERLGLELVRPNLIERLELDNQTGIDEITVPEEFIGRSLRDLNMRKNYLVNVLAAGPAEELTVNPPAKYILERGNILVVMGKTADLQKLPQN; encoded by the coding sequence ATGGCTGATTGGTGGCAGTGGTCTCAAAAGAGAGAAAAAGAAGCATTGACTTTTGCAATTGTCGGAGTTGGAAGGTTTGGAACCGCAGTTTGTAGAGAACTTATAAGTAATGGTGCAGATGTTTTAGCTGCTGATTATTCAGAAAAAGCTATTGATGATTTGAGACAATTAGAACCTTCTATAGAAGCTAGAGTTGTAGATTGTACTGATGAAGAGTCTATGAAAGAATCTGGAATACTTGAAATGAATACTGTTGTCGTGGGTATAAGTGAACCTATTGAAGCAAGTATAACTACGACACTTATTGCTAAGGATAGTGAAGGTAGCAAAGTGAAAAGAGTAATAGCGAGAGCTACAAGTGACTTACATGAAAAAATGTTAAAAAGGGTAGGGGCAGATAAAGTTGTCTTCCCTTCCAGAATGCAAGGAGAAAGATTAGGTTTGGAACTGGTTAGACCAAACCTAATTGAAAGATTGGAACTTGATAACCAAACTGGTATAGATGAAATAACTGTTCCAGAGGAGTTTATTGGAAGATCTTTGCGAGATTTAAACATGCGGAAAAATTATTTAGTAAATGTTCTTGCAGCAGGACCTGCAGAAGAATTAACAGTTAATCCTCCTGCAAAATACATTTTAGAAAGAGGAAATATTTTGGTAGTTATGGGAAAAACTGCAGATCTACAAAAATTACCTCAAAATTAA